GGGAAACCGCCTGGGATGTGACGGTCAAAACTCTGGCATTCACCAACCATACCCTTTTACCCGAAGCCCTGGAAACCTGGTCAGTCTATATTTTAAACAAGGTGGTTCCCCGGCACCTTCAGATCATTTTTGAAATCAACCAGCGGTTCATCGCCCGGGTCAAGGAACGGTTCGGCCAGGACAATCATGAAATGATCGCTAAAATGTCCATCATTCAGGAAGGAGATGAACAAAAGGTGCGCATGGCCAATCTGGCCATCATCGGGAGCCATTCCGTGAACGGGGTGGCGAAAATCCATTCTGATCTGGTCAAAAAACAGCTGGTTCCGGAATTTTATTCCATGTGGCCGGAGAAATTCAATAACAAGACCAACGGGGTCACCCCCCGGCGGTGGATCGTGGCGTGCAACCCGGAACTGGCAAAACTGATCACCGATGCCATCGGCAGGCGCTGGATCGCTGACCTGGATTTGATCTGGGAACTGGAGGCATTTCAGAACGATCCCGGGTTCCTGGAACGGTACCGGGCCGTGAAGCAGGCCAATAAACAGGCACTGGCAGATTACATCCAGCACACCGTGTCTGAAACCGTAGATCCATTGTCAATTTTTGATGTTCAGGCCAAACGGATCCATGAGTACAAACGCCAGCTGCTCAACATCCTGCATATCATTCATTTATACCTGACGGTGAAAGAAGACAAAAAAGATATCGGCCCTCCCCGGACGTTTATTTTTTCAGGCAAAGCCGCCCCAGGTTATCATACGGCCAAACTGATCATCAAACTGATCCACAATGTGGCACATGCCGTGAACACGGATCCGGCCGTGAACCGGCAGCTCAAGGTGATATTTCTGCCGGACTACCGGGTTTCTCTGGCCGAACGACTTATACCGGCAGCCGATGTCAGCGAACAGATCTCCACGGCCGGCATGGAGGCGTCCGGTACCGGGAACATGAAATTCGCCATGAACGGGGCCTTGACCATCGGCACCCTGGACGGAGCCAATATTGAAATTCTTGAGCAGGTGGGTAAAGAAAACCTGTATATTTTCGGTCTGGACGTGGATGAAGTGGCGGCATTGAGGCCCAACTACCAGCCCAAGGAATATCTTGAAAAAGACGACCGGCTTAAACGGGTCATATACGCGCTGCGGTCCGACCGGTTCAGCCCGTCGGAACCGGGTATTTTCCGTTCCCTGTACAACATTCTCATGTCTCCGGGAGATTCATACCTGAATTTTGCCGATTTCAGCCCCTATGTCGCAGCCCACCAAGCCATTGCCAAAGATTATCAACAGCCTGAAAAATGGAGTGCCCGGGCCCTGATGAATACCGCCCGCACCGGATTTTTCTCCAGCG
Above is a window of Desulfotignum balticum DSM 7044 DNA encoding:
- a CDS encoding glycogen/starch/alpha-glucan phosphorylase, encoding MAYFDFTSFEVSFQQYVKYVLGKPLDEATKNDQLNAVCYAVGKYLMDIHFDTRKRYEKNKAKQVYYLSMEFLIGRLLSNNLLNLGIFDPCARFLKKQGIDLETLVEEEQDPALGNGGLGRLAACFLDSMASLDMPGYGYGINYDYGLFRQTIVNGYQQERPDYWPNRSSPWLIRRSEEKYVLPIYGKIEERQDKNGHYKPMWTRKKLFVGRPHDIMIAGHRGRTVNRLRLFSAAASKDFDIDIFNDGDYIKAVSRKIQSESVTKILYPSDSKETGKELRFIQEYFLVACAIRDIIRKFEKQHSDFETFHDHVAIQLNDTHPALAVAELMRILVDEKKLVWETAWDVTVKTLAFTNHTLLPEALETWSVYILNKVVPRHLQIIFEINQRFIARVKERFGQDNHEMIAKMSIIQEGDEQKVRMANLAIIGSHSVNGVAKIHSDLVKKQLVPEFYSMWPEKFNNKTNGVTPRRWIVACNPELAKLITDAIGRRWIADLDLIWELEAFQNDPGFLERYRAVKQANKQALADYIQHTVSETVDPLSIFDVQAKRIHEYKRQLLNILHIIHLYLTVKEDKKDIGPPRTFIFSGKAAPGYHTAKLIIKLIHNVAHAVNTDPAVNRQLKVIFLPDYRVSLAERLIPAADVSEQISTAGMEASGTGNMKFAMNGALTIGTLDGANIEILEQVGKENLYIFGLDVDEVAALRPNYQPKEYLEKDDRLKRVIYALRSDRFSPSEPGIFRSLYNILMSPGDSYLNFADFSPYVAAHQAIAKDYQQPEKWSARALMNTARTGFFSSDRTIKAYADEIWGIRGQIREKDLW